One Tunturibacter gelidoferens genomic region harbors:
- a CDS encoding helix-turn-helix transcriptional regulator, which yields MLSKGAAQAMKDTKDKKVKKAKGSLRVGLVAADPLRILGLQTIFPDGGPVEVVPLSVPGALDASGVSLILIDSACTEHIFELLATFRRTRPRFRLMVLGLEEDHEHIQRIIGAGAKGYLAHSAKESEIRMAIDVVQDGSVWAPRKVLARLLESTSAGAETTTKPAKEPKFTKRELQVLRLLAAGHPNPAIGRELGIDVGTVKKHVGNLMRKVGVDNRIALSVQAVNQKLLLKR from the coding sequence ATGCTGAGTAAAGGGGCTGCGCAGGCGATGAAGGACACAAAAGACAAGAAGGTTAAGAAGGCCAAGGGATCTCTGCGCGTCGGTCTCGTGGCTGCGGATCCGTTGCGAATCCTGGGATTGCAGACGATCTTTCCTGACGGCGGACCGGTGGAGGTTGTTCCTCTGTCGGTTCCGGGGGCGCTGGATGCGTCGGGAGTGTCGTTGATCCTGATCGATTCGGCTTGCACAGAGCACATCTTTGAGCTGCTGGCTACGTTTCGCAGAACGCGCCCCCGTTTTCGGCTGATGGTGCTTGGGCTGGAGGAGGATCACGAACACATTCAACGAATTATCGGCGCCGGAGCGAAGGGCTACTTGGCCCATTCGGCGAAGGAGAGCGAGATTCGGATGGCGATCGATGTGGTGCAGGATGGGTCGGTGTGGGCTCCCCGCAAGGTTTTGGCGCGGTTGCTTGAGTCGACTTCAGCTGGAGCGGAGACGACGACCAAACCAGCCAAGGAGCCGAAGTTCACGAAACGGGAGCTGCAGGTGCTGCGTTTGCTGGCTGCCGGACATCCTAACCCGGCGATTGGCCGGGAGCTGGGAATCGACGTGGGCACTGTGAAGAAGCATGTGGGCAACCTGATGCGGAAGGTCGGGGTTGATAATCGCATCGCACTGTCGGTTCAGGCCGTCAATCAGAAGCTGTTGCTGAAGCGGTAA
- a CDS encoding lipid-binding SYLF domain-containing protein encodes MLKKISVALCGLAMMAGSLSAHAQGDKAKIADRMTAAGEVLNQIMATPDKGIPSGILSGASCVVVIPSFKKGAFVVGAQYGQGVATCRTPSGKWSAPVCVQLAGGSFGFQIGGQATDLVLIAMNQQGLQDMLKNKFKLGADAAASAGPVGRNAQAGTDWKLNAEFLSYSRSKGLFAGIDLDGTVLSQNQDDTRALYGSDIQFEQILGGKEVTPVEARPFVRTVAKYFVVAKNR; translated from the coding sequence ATGTTGAAGAAGATTTCAGTGGCACTTTGTGGTTTGGCGATGATGGCCGGTTCTCTGTCTGCGCATGCGCAGGGCGATAAGGCGAAGATTGCGGATCGTATGACCGCTGCTGGCGAGGTGCTTAACCAGATCATGGCGACACCAGATAAAGGCATACCAAGCGGGATTCTGTCGGGTGCATCGTGCGTGGTAGTGATTCCGAGCTTTAAGAAGGGCGCCTTTGTTGTGGGAGCGCAGTACGGACAGGGTGTCGCGACTTGTCGTACGCCTAGCGGAAAGTGGAGCGCTCCGGTTTGCGTTCAACTAGCCGGGGGCAGCTTCGGGTTCCAGATTGGCGGTCAGGCGACGGACCTCGTGTTGATTGCGATGAATCAGCAGGGTCTGCAGGACATGTTGAAGAACAAGTTCAAGCTGGGAGCTGATGCTGCTGCCTCTGCTGGTCCAGTGGGACGAAATGCCCAGGCTGGAACGGACTGGAAGTTGAATGCGGAGTTTCTAAGCTACTCGCGTAGCAAGGGGCTGTTTGCCGGCATCGATCTCGATGGCACGGTGCTGTCGCAGAATCAGGACGACACCCGCGCGCTGTACGGTTCCGACATTCAGTTCGAACAGATTCTTGGTGGCAAGGAAGTGACTCCGGTTGAGGCTCGTCCGTTTGTGCGAACGGTGGCGAAGTATTTTGTGGTTGCCAAGAACCGGTAG